The following coding sequences are from one Panicum hallii strain FIL2 chromosome 5, PHallii_v3.1, whole genome shotgun sequence window:
- the LOC112895473 gene encoding uncharacterized protein LOC112895473 — MDGGGLGGLRWTAEEASTIGGIATVSLLHSFIPTHWLPFSIVARAQRWPLSRTLLVTAFGGVLHVVSTALLGITAVTMANTIAGEETVHKLASLLLIFLGVSYILLFALGRGGHSHAHNHPMEKMAVAGLVLVPALSPCATTLPVFLAVGNSSSMMILAIIVLLFSTITVMTSLVALSFYGANQIKFHWVERYDKILVGMVLCLVGILTYVFHHHDGDEHSLHEHVHRKLVSP, encoded by the exons ATGGACGGCGGCGGACTGGGCGGGCTGCGGTGGACCGCGGAGGAGGCGTCCACGATCGGGGGCATTGCCACGGTGTCGCTGCTGCACTCCTTCATCCCCACGCACTGGCTCCCCTTCTCCATCGTCGCGCGCGCGCAGCGGTGGCCGCTCTCCCGCACCCTCCTCGTCA CTGCATTTGGAGGTGTTCTTCATGTTGTTTCTACGGCTCTTCTTGGGATAACTGCAGTTACTATGGCAAACACTATAGCCGGCGAAGAAACTGTTCATAAACTTGCCTCGCTATTGCTGATTTTTCTTGGAGTAAGTTATATACTGTTGTTTGCCTTAGGAAGAGGTGGCCATAGCCATGCTCATAACCATCCAATGGAAAAGATGGCAGTCGCTGGTCTTGTCCTCGTTCCTGCATTATCACCCTGCGCAACAACCCTTCCAGTTTTTCTTGCTGTTGGCAACTCTTCCTCAATGATGATTCTTGCAATCATTGTGCTCCTCTTCAG CACCATTACCGTGATGACATCCCTGGTGGCCCTCTCATTCTACGGTGCTAACCAAATCAAGTTCCACTGGGTCGAGCGGTACGACAAGATCCTCGTCGGCATGGTCCTGTGCCTCGTCGGAATTTTAACATATGTGTTCCATCATCATGATGGTGATGAGCACTCTCTCCATGAGCATGTGCACCGGAAACTCGTGTCCCCATAG
- the LOC112893840 gene encoding chaperone protein dnaJ 72 isoform X2: MGDHYQTLGLRRDATKAEVKAAFRRSALRDHPDRHASSTDAAARADAARRFRQASDAYDVLSDDRRRAEYDLRLRGSASSYARTSSSGWASSSSAAYGYGQGGGSWRRTPPGAGAGASAGSIDWEFLLKAVTRRGFLINLGFASVLLSGAAFLDGSILEIWKMNNSGKSFDDAMESIEKVKRTHKGDR; this comes from the exons ATGGGCGACCACTACCAGACGCTGGGGCTCCGGCGCGATGCCACCAAGGCCGAGGTCAAGGCCGCCTTTCGCCGCAGCGCGCTCCGCGACCATCCCGACCGCCACGCCAGCTCCACCGACGCGGCCGCCCGCGCAGACGCCGCGCGCCGGTTCCGCCAGGCGTCCGATGCGTACGACGTCCTCTCCGACGACCGACGACGCGCCGAGTACGATCTCCGCCTTCGCGGCTCCGCATCATCCTACGCgcgcacctcctcctccggctgggcgtcgtcgtcgtcggctgCCTACGGGTACGGCCAGGGCGGTGGTTCGTGGCGGCGGACGCCTCCGGGAGCAGGGGCCGGCGCGTCGGCGGGATCAATTGATTGGGAATTCCTGCTGAAAGCGGTCACTCGGCGAGGGTTCCTTATCAATCTGGGTTTCGCCAG TGTATTGCTATCTGGAGCAGCTTTTCTGGATGGGAGTATTCTAGAAATTTGGAAGATGAATAACTCTGGG AAATCATTTGACGATGCGATGGAGTCGATTGAGAAGGTGAAAAGGACGCATAAAGGAGATAGGTAG
- the LOC112893840 gene encoding chaperone protein dnaJ 72 isoform X1: protein MGDHYQTLGLRRDATKAEVKAAFRRSALRDHPDRHASSTDAAARADAARRFRQASDAYDVLSDDRRRAEYDLRLRGSASSYARTSSSGWASSSSAAYGYGQGGGSWRRTPPGAGAGASAGSIDWEFLLKAVTRRGFLINLGFASVLLSGAAFLDGSILEIWKMNNSGTVLVFLLCRNHLTMRWSRLRR, encoded by the exons ATGGGCGACCACTACCAGACGCTGGGGCTCCGGCGCGATGCCACCAAGGCCGAGGTCAAGGCCGCCTTTCGCCGCAGCGCGCTCCGCGACCATCCCGACCGCCACGCCAGCTCCACCGACGCGGCCGCCCGCGCAGACGCCGCGCGCCGGTTCCGCCAGGCGTCCGATGCGTACGACGTCCTCTCCGACGACCGACGACGCGCCGAGTACGATCTCCGCCTTCGCGGCTCCGCATCATCCTACGCgcgcacctcctcctccggctgggcgtcgtcgtcgtcggctgCCTACGGGTACGGCCAGGGCGGTGGTTCGTGGCGGCGGACGCCTCCGGGAGCAGGGGCCGGCGCGTCGGCGGGATCAATTGATTGGGAATTCCTGCTGAAAGCGGTCACTCGGCGAGGGTTCCTTATCAATCTGGGTTTCGCCAG TGTATTGCTATCTGGAGCAGCTTTTCTGGATGGGAGTATTCTAGAAATTTGGAAGATGAATAACTCTGGG ACTGTGCTGGTATTTTTGCTGTGCAGAAATCATTTGACGATGCGATGGAGTCGATTGAGAAGGTGA
- the LOC112893898 gene encoding calmodulin-binding protein 25-like, translating to MANRFAGLDPTWAHLPTPAPTHAAASHYCSFTAAAFENEALTSALRASMAPAHAYTAAASPFSSPATPSSSTTSSASELLSGGHDAPAPSSGRAGPPPTRALKGPKAGRVSKRKPRTSRRPQTTYITADPANFRRMVQEITGLPASAPAAPEAAAAAAPSWTPAPSFVLPTLDTSAFLLLDRAAPALEDRSSSRGYVPAATAAGNDDSSALLEMEAMIDFPTLESWGII from the coding sequence ATGGCAAACCGCTTTGCCGGCCTCGACCCCACCTGGGCCCACCTCCCCACGCCGGCCCCGAcccacgccgccgccagccACTACTGCtccttcaccgccgccgccttcgagAACGAGGCGCTCACCTCCGCGCTCCGCGCTTCCATGGCGCCCGCCCACGCctacaccgccgccgcctcgcccttCTCCTCCCCGGCCACCCCGTCCTCCTCTACGACCTCCTCTGCCTCCGAGCTCCTCTCCGGAGGCCACgacgcgccggcgccgtcgtccGGGCGCGCTGGCCCCCCGCCGACCCGGGCCCTGAAGGGACCTAAGGCCGGCCGCGTCAGCAAGCGCAAGCCGCGGACGTCGCGGCGCCCGCAGACCACCTACATCACCGCCGACCCGGCCAACTTCCGCCGCATGGTGCAGGAGATCACCGGCCtccccgcctccgcccccgctgCCCCGGAggcagccgcggccgccgcgcccaGCTGGACGCCGGCGCCCTCGTTCGTTCTCCCGACGCTGGACACGTCCGCGTTCCTCCTCCTCGACCGCGCAGCGCCGGCGCTGGAGGACAGGAGCTCGAGCCGCGGGTACGTGCCGGCCGCCACGGCAGCAGGGAACGACGACTCGTCGGCACTGCTGGAGATGGAGGCGATGATCGACTTCCCGACCCTGGAGAGCTGGGGAATCATCTAA